The nucleotide sequence TTGCTTTATGAACCCCTTTGGCATCCTGGCAAAGCCTATGAATCTTTTCTCtataaggtttttaaatgcattcaataaaattcagattataaaggaagccaaatatttggaaataccattatcattttttaaaaaccaagtttgTGGGCCTTGGGCTAAGAACTCTTGATTTATAGTATGctcatatacatgtatgcatgatTTCACTTGATTAGGAGAAGTAGGAAGAGCAGAAATGACTCTATTGAACACATATGACTCAAGTGACACAAAAGACATTTCAATAGCCAttccttattttattgttttcccaTGTCATAAGAGAGATGAACAAGTTTGCATTTTGAATTTTGTGCCCATATTGTGTTTATGATACATTTAAAATGTGGGGCAGTCttacatttttcttccatttctttcttgatttcaaatttcATTCTCAATACCTAAACATGATAATCAAATATCACTGAAAACAACACTTAATGCTTTCCCTGAATTAGATATCACCCTAAGCTATTAGAAAGAGGACTGGTTTCAAAGTtagaagagttgagttcaaatcccagttctgccacctaCTACCTGATTAAATTCGGGTAAATCAGTTCTTCCTGGATCTCAGTTTGTCCAACTGTACAATGAGAGGATTAGATAAGAACAtttctatggttttttttctaactctaaaatccaacagcaaaagagaaacaaagcaaATTTACTGAAGAATAAGACATCCAATCTCTAATCCATGCAAGTAGATAGTTGCCAACAATGAGAAAGTAACATTAGTTAGCAAAAGATGGTAGCGGTCAGCATGGGTGGTCTCAACATTCAGAGTTATCTGTTATCTGTTTCTTGAAATTATGTTTTGCTAAAGTTTTGAACTGAAATTGGTAAATGAATTTCCTAGTAATGTTCTATTCATGAAAGAGGAAACCAAATGGACAAAATTAGAAATGgcttttaaagttaaattaagCAGCAAACAGCATTTCCCAAAATACTCagcttctatttttattctacAAGGTGACTTTTCTTGAATGCACATGTTTGGTTCATTAGCAGTTAGTTTCTGACTTGGTTTCATGCTAGGAATTAGtgtaaggaaattatttttcacaAGTGAACATGAAAGTAATGAATTAGATCCTGAATAACCATAACAACATTGATTCTTTCCAAAGGATATGTTTGTGGCTGCTCAGCAAATGAGCACCATTCCTttatactgatttttttccttttgaaaatggATTAGAGGCTAACCAAGTCAAGTACCCACAGGAAGTAGAAACatgtttataataaaaacaaacaaatataaatttctgGTGAAAAACAGTATGATAATGGTGGGTAGAGAGCCCATTTTAGGACTAGGAAGGCCTAGGTTCAGGTCCTATTTTTGAAAcatgttagctatgtgaccttgagcaagtcacttaaccttagtggCCCAATAATTCTCAATGGCTAAAGTTTATAGACAGTTGCCATTCTGCAGAGGTGGAGGGATTTTCCATGTTGAAGGTTCACTGTACTGATGAGTTCAGAGCTTCAGATAATAAACAAAACCATAATAGTGTGATAACCTTTAAGCTTTAGATTATGTACACAATAATGAATctcttattttcatatataataaattattttcaaaataacaaattcaacaaacatttaataagcatctactgtgtgtaGAACACAATGTATGAACTCAGGAAGGCACAAAGTCCAGATAAGACAGtctgctctcatggagcttacattctcgtAATTATGCAGAAAAGACaaacttttcctttctcattgcTTCTGATATCATATATTAATTCCTTCTGTCTAAGGCATCGATGAGAAATTTTCTTGGTTGGAGTAAGAAAAGTAAGCTAGCAGAGTTTATGCCAAGgagttgctttcttttttcttagaatggGGTTACTTGTAGAAATATGACTAAATTGAACCGATAGTAACTCTCTGATGTGATACTTGTAGCCTTAACAAAAGTAGGAAACATagtatatgaattatttttttctcttcagccAGCCAATGATCATTAAGCAAACAATCAATCGatcaacatttatgaagcatctacgAGGTGCCATGCACGCAgctgagctctggggatacaaaaaaaaggcaaaaaataatccttgccctcaatgaGCTCACAATCTAACCGGACAACTCGATAAAGAAAAGTAGGTCTTTTTTTGTCAGCTCTTTTAAGGATTGTCATGAGAAGCAGGATTAGGTTTGTTAAGGTTGACTCAGAAGGGTTGAATTTGGAATAATGGGTGGAAATTACAGGGAAGTAAATTTTGCTTCTATATAAAGAGGACCTTCTCAAATAGTGCCATATTCAATAGGAGAGCAGGATGCCGTGGGGATGTATAAGTGCTCCATCACTGGAAGTATTCCACTAAAGGATAAATGACCACCAGCCAGGAACATTGTGCATTGTGAGAGAATTCCTGTAATGtctaggcagtgatgggcaaactatggcctgtgggccagatgtggccccctgaaatgttctatccagctgcaggacattattcctaatctgatggatacaatgagtaggatacaatacaatgaaagagttgccttagaaacagactgacagatgtgcatttcctttcctttggccccctctttaaaaagtttgcccatcactggtgtaggcTGTTGGACTCAATGATCTAAGATTCTACTCTTCAATTCTCAGTGGGTTTCCATAATTAATATTTCTAGTGAAGGTGATGAATCCTATAAGGAATAGTACATGATATCTTAGGAGATAAAGCTCAATTCCATTCAAACGCCAACATCTCAAGACTGAGgttttcagttaatttttctcCAGGGCATATATCTAAGTCCTGCCCCAAGAGTAAATTAAATGTGTTGAGGCCACATCTATATGGGGCCCAGATGAGTCATTTGGACCAGTTAGTCAATTCCTCAGTTGATCCAAACTGCTTTACTCAGTAACTTTACAGAACTGACTGGCCAGTCCAGCAAGGTAGTCCATCTGGggaagaaagtgtctgaggaccaaAAGAATCCCATATTAGTCAGGCCAATGGCTCTTGCTTTTACATTACTTTCAAACATCAgtaatctgtgatttcactgatccTCTCCACCCATTCAGATTACAGCCCATTTATGATTCAGAAGATGGTGTTCAAGAATTGCCATGGTTGAAAAATGCAGCATCCTTCTGTCAACTCAGTGATGAACTTCTTGCAATGAAGAAGAACCTCCTACTAGCCTTAAAGTATGTCTCTCCTTTTGGAGGCGTGTTATGTGAGCAATTACATTGCATTACAGAAAGGACAATATGATGACATACAGATATAAGACAATAGCACAAGCTACATTTACTGGCTAATCTTTTTTATAACCTTCCCACTTGAGTTCAACTTACACTATTTACAAAAAATCATTTATCTTGAGAGATTGATAGCATGCAAAATAGATGGCATAATGGGAAGGCTATCTAAAGTAATAAGAGTtcaaagtgagaaaaaaatcaaactccAGGCCACAATGTACCTACTATGAATGAGTCATTATCCATCTGAGAAAGGTGATAGTTGAGAAGCTTTGCCTAAGGTCTGATGTGTTCCATAAAAGGTTCCCCCCTACCCCAAGTGtgaaatacaaacaaaacaaaataaaccatttagtattctacagtatattacaataataaatacatcaataaatagtggggagaagagaagaattcacATGGGTGTTTTAGCTGTCAGCTGACAGTTTTTTTCATATGGATTCCCATAAATGGTTAGAATTAGCCTTTTAGGAGACAGTCCTTTATCACTTCCAGGGAAGATAATTTTGCCATAAAAATGTACAGCATATGCATGGATGCATGAAGTAGGAGTTGATGGTGACCAGAGAAGGGATCATCAGGCAGTTAGACTTTCCCAAGAATCTGACAAATTTGCACCTTAGTATAAATAAAGTGAAGGGTCTATTGTTTTTCAGCTCTGACACCTTCTTATCATCTCCATTTGTTGCAGAAGAGTGGTGGAAACATGGCATGTGACACCACTAcacatgggggtggggaggggagtgaggaGCTTGCAGATGTTTTCATTCAATACATATGTGGATtgctccttctttttttttttttttNTTGCAGATGTTTTCATTCAATACATATGTGGATtgctccttctttttttttttttttctctctctctctctctctctctccagaagtcacCAAACTAACAGAAGAATAAGGACAAATTGCATCACAGCTCACTAGAACCCTCAATTCATCATACTTTTCTGCGTTTATTGTTTACCAGGAAAAGGCAAATCGCATCAAAACATGCTTATATCAAGGGTCTTATTAAAAATAAGACCAACAACAAAACTTCTAGAGATATCTCGGGTTTAGCCACCCATTTCACCATTCCAATCTCTCCCACCTTTATGACAGATTCTACCTTCCCTGACCACTCACCTTTCTGGGATGGGCTTGGCTGGGGTGACTATGACATTAATCTATGAAGTATCCTTTTAAAGTCTGTTCTCATCAGTGGCTGCCTCATAGTTGAACCTACAGCTGAGTCCCTCCAGACCATAATGAAATGTCCAGAAAAGCAGATACTAGCCAGGAACTCTGCTTTTCTGGGAACATGAAAGAAAAACGTAATTCCTACTGGCCTATGGCCCTGGGGATGGGTCTTGGTCTCTAAAcataagttccaaattctttcctttttccttactaAATGCCATCTTGACAAGCCTACCCATCATTTGTTCACCGTATTTGTCCCGTGTGGTCTAGGCTGACTCTAAATCAAGTAAATTCCCTATCAAACACTACCTCCCCAGTACAAATACTCAGCATCAACACTTGGTCCTTCCATTAGAGGGAAGGCCAACAGAATGGTAAAGACATTTTCATTTGAGATATGAGAAACTGTATTAGTCTGAGATAGAATTACAAAATTATGCTCAAATATAGAAAATTTTAGAggcatttatacatacatatagatatacttatctatatctacatgtatatacatatttatatatatgtctACCTGTATAGATTGATTATACCTGTGTGTTcttgggcaaaacatttaacctccctaggcttcatttttttcatctataaatgattgatttggactaaatgatctctgaggttctttctgtCCGTGACACAATGAATTTGCTATTTTGATAGGTACATATGGGTATATATTtaatgcatacacatatattgaTTACTGGAATCCTTTGATAAGTACTCTTGGTATGAAAGTGAccttgggttcttttttttttttaataaacccttacctttcatcttagaatcaatactgtaaatttgtttcaagacaaaagaatggtaagggctaggcattgggaatcaagtgatttacccaaggtgatacaattgggaagtgtctgagtacagatctgaactcaggacctcctatctctaggtctggctctcaatgcactgagccacccagctgcccctgggttcttgaaggctaCCGAACACAAATTCTAGCAGGTCCAatcaaattgaaaagttttgGAATACGACCCCAGCAATGGACTCTGACTCGGCTTCTGAAGGAGTAGGCTAACTAAATGCCTGGAGGCTCAACACTAGAGGACTAGCCACAAATAATGAATTTTCTTGGCCATAGCAACTAATAAAAACATCTCCCAAGGGGTGTAGGCATTTGAGACCTATAGCAGTGGGGGAACACAGAGGCGAAGACATGGTTCCTTGAAGTGCTATAGcatctacatatacatacaggtgtttatgtacatatatggaTATGTATGTAGATGTACATATaaactttacttttcttcttgGGGACCATTTGTTGCATGAGACATTGTATGGAGGATGTGTAGAAATTGTATTTTGAATTTGCCATTTTCACTTTGAAGAAGATTGCCTGGAAATGGCCAACTATAAGGAAAACCCCCCAGAAGAAGCAGGCTGAATagcaaaataaacattttctacaACCAGTCAACCTACCTATTCTTCTGAGTAAGTCTCCTATTTTCTTCACACCCCTCTTTAAATAATCTTATTAAATAGGCACTCAAAATGTACAAAATTTACAGTTCTTAAATATGCTACCACTTGTACGTGTCTGCTTTCTCTCTCCTTAGCTATCTACAGCCACATTCTGACACAGCCATGCCTTCATATTTAAACTTGTAGGTGACAACCCCTTTGTCTAAGTAGAGGATAGAGATGGGATCCAGTTTGGTGGGCACACAGCAAGCTTTGGCAGCTTTCTGAGGATTCTTCAGGTGGACTAGAGCTTGGATGATGGCATGTTTTGTGGGTGTTAGGTGCTCTGCCAGAGGGTAAGAACAAACTCCCCGGCACTCATATGCTTCATATCCTGGAGGAGCTATGATCCAGGAATCCCAACCAATTTCCTTGAAGTCAATATAGAGTGGTGTCTTTTTGCAATAGTTTCCCTTGGCATTTCTCCTAATTCGGGCAGTGGAATCATAAATAATATTGGATCTCATCTGCAATAGAGCTTCTTCACCAGGACCATCATGGAAATTATCGGTATCTAGGTTGTCCAGTTCCAGAAGGTCCTCATGATCTATCATGTCACTcaactcctctttctcctcctttttgtcATTGCTCTGGTCATCAGAAAACACAATAAGCAAAGGGACATGCTTGTTGTGGGCACTGACATCTATCTCTGGCTGACTTCTTTCTGAAGGCTCAGCCCCCTCATTTCTGCTCTCTATGTGGACCTCTAGCCGGTGCGTAGTAGAATCTGACCTTCGCCAGTGTCTGATGGCATCCGTGACATCAAAAGCCTCCCACTCACTATTGGTTCCATAGATTTCTCCTGACACCAAAACcagcatttttctttcctctccttcatttTCTTGCACTTCAAAAATGGTGACTTTTCGTTCCAACCCATCATATAGTAGGTGGTTCCTCTGGGCCAAGGCATAGAGTCTGAGCTCAGCCATGACAATCTCTTCATGGTGTGGGATGGACACATTGAAGAGGAGTTGATATTTTTGGAGTCCATTAAAGTTGGTTGGTTGGGAAAACAGATCTGGAAAGGGACAAAAAAAACAGATGGTAGCTATTACCTCAAAACAAAGTAGCATCATTGACCAtatgtaggaaaaaaatgttcaatatAGAATAGATGTTTAAGCTTGCCCCACATGAAAAAAGACCTATTCAGGGCCTCTTGTGTGTAAGACCCTCCACTAGACAGAGAGAAATATAGTACAGGTCCTCCAATCTGTGCCAGTTTATAATTCAAGAGTGATGGGATTGGTATGGGGTATGATATGAGTGAGTTGGGGAAAGGACAGCTATATGAATAATTATGATGtaaagaagagtgaaataagtataGAGGATTGTCCCAGGcaaagatcaaagagaaaaataaaatatgagataTTTCTACCCATAGGGTTAATGTCAGAGAAAGCTCTTTTTAGGAGGTGACACCTGAACTGGACCATAAAAAGAGGGAGAGTTCAGCAAATGAAGATATGGATTGGAGAGAGTCAGGGGGtccatttcaggcatggggaatTGAGAACAAATAAGAATGGACGATGGACAATATTCCAGTCTGGCTGGAAAAGCATCAGAAGAGGAGGGGGGTAGGAGATAAGGCTAGAAATGTAGTTTGGAGCCACATTATAAAGTGCCTTCAATGGAAGAGTCAGGCATTTTTGCTTTatttggtaggcaatggggaaccATGTTCATAGCTCAGGAATGTTCCCTTTGTTATGCTCATCCCATCCCCATGGCGTCACTtcctatacttttattttttcatccatCTGCTTTCGTTTTGCACTGAATCCTCCAACCATAAAGCCAGCCCATGTGAACTTTCTTGCATTGAGTAAACAGCTCTAATGGGAGCTAGAGGATTACATTCCCAGGAGTCATTTCATTCCTTGAGTTCTCATCTACCTCTGTAAGCTCAGCTGTCACACTCCCATCCAGCCCCCAAGGGAGGACAGCAACCAAGGCCCAGTGTCTCTGGTTTTTGCTGTATATCACCACCCAGTGGAGACTGTGAGCAGTACAACTTATCTCCCACCCACCACCACTGCTATGGACAGAAAACTCTCACCCCCTATAATCTCTACCCCCATAATTCTCAATTGCTCTGTACTTAGGAGTAAACTATCCTTAACACCTACTTcctattctctcttccttatcCTCCTCAATACCACCTTTCTCATCTCCTATTTCAATTCTTCTCGTGCCTTCCACTGAGCCTTCAGGAATTCTCATTTCATAATAAATATACTTCTCTTCATTCTGGACTTCTCCTCATATTTCTTCCATCTACTTGCTCTCAGAGAACTTGCTTCCCTCACATAACTTTGAATCCCTGATCTTCCCCTCTAGACTGCCTAgagtatattttcttctcttactttttAAGACATTGCATTCTGGAAAGGGTAGGGGTGTCTCAACATCCTTTGCTACCCACTTCTTCTTCAAAGTATTTTCAGTCTTTGTGGTTCTTCATTTTTCTGCTTCATTTGAAAATATTGACTACCCACTCTTCCTGagtattctttcctttctaggtttttgtgacattatTTTCTCCTGGTActcctacttctctctctctctctctctctctctctctctctctctctctctctctctctttctctctctctttctctctcatctttgttggtctctctttttttctgtctctgtctttttgtctatcAATCTTTCCatctgttacattaaaatacccagttaactccctctctACCCATTCTGATTAGAGAAGAcataatttgataaaaatatacatatatatataaaactatagcTTGTTTGTTTctgcttatcaattctttctctgcaggtgaacatacacaagtcattcttcaagcaaCACTTTTGTTGCTGTATGcaatataaaatgaatgtagccaagatgagaaagaaatccaaaaatatgggggaaaatttttatagacagtttctcagatagaagactcatatctaaaatatatagaaaacactGTCAAATTTGTATGAATatgagctatttcccaattgataaatggttaaaagatatgaatagatggTTTTTTGATGAAGatatcaaagctatatatataaacaaaatattaaaaacactCTAGATcattattggttagagaaatgcaaataaaacaactgagATATTGGCTCACACGTATTAGATTGACTAAGAGGATAGatggacaaaatgacaaatattggaagggatgtggaaaaatgggggcaTATACACATGAGGGGCACTGTGACTAATCcaaccaaccattttggagagcaatctggaattacatCCAAAGAGTTATTAAACTGTAAATACCTTTTATTGAATAACTGTTCCATGGTGAGTCAGTTGCTCTGCCTCTGCCTGATAATAAATAACTTTAGAATCCCTGATGTACAGAAGGAcctcacacatgcacacatgtataaATTGTTGCATATTGTATAGTTTTGAAAATAGCTTCAATTTAGAAATCAAGGATTGGGTCTGTACTTCTTACCTTCCTTTGAGATAACTCACAATTTAATTAGCTAGTTTCAGCATCGATGCTTTTGTGGAGGCTTTGGATTAACTTGTGCTTGCCCCAAGACAGgtcaaattggaaaaggaataatTTCAAGAATGCagggtttttgcttttgttttacaATTAGTTCAGGTAACATCTgagtcacagaatcaaagaatcaagCAATTCTAGCCTAACGTGACTCTGAATAGGGATGccttctattttataattgacCATTATCATCTGACCACTACCAGGGAAGGAGACTCCACTGCTTCCTTCTCAAGGCAGTCTATTCTACTTGCAGATAGCTCTAATCAACTGGATTTTGTATCAAGCTCTTTGGGTAGCAAGGAGGCATAGCAGACAGAattctgagcctggagtcaggaagacctgagttcaaatccagaaaaCCACTTAACCCTTTTACTTgtaaaggcaaaccactccaatatctttgccaagaaaacccacaatgaggtcatgaagagttagacatgtttgaaacaactgaataacaatcaAACTCTAATCTATCTCATTTTGATTTGcaaattgctttttcttctgccttttcagccCCGATAGAACAAGTTTCTCCCCTCTTTCAGGACACAACCTTCCAAATGCTTGGAAGTAGTTGGcagattttttccttcttccccaacaAGTTTTCTCTCAGCTAAATAGCTCTAATTTTTGAACTTAtccttttgacttccttttaTCAAATTATTTGCTTCATTCATAATGGTTTTTACcttcatttattcctttccttttccattgctcccattctaattcaattcaatctGATTCATTTCAGTTTAATCCTGCCTCTActacttaatatctgtgtgatcatgaataaatcacttaaactctttctGATTCACTCTCATCTTAAAATGAGGGGCTGGGCTAAATgctttctaaagtcccttctagctctaaatttatgattctattcaattcagtaagcatttatcaaatgtctTCTTCGTGTCAACACTATTAGGCAGTGGGCATATAAAGACAGGGATAAAGcagtctctatcctcaaggagcttatattcttctaGTTTTTGTCACCTCCTACCTAGACTACTAGGTAGCATTGTATTTATTTGCTCTACCTGCCTCTAATCTactgtcatatttatttttaaaatatttactttgatgaatataataataataatttatatttatataggaataacaaaaatttatatagcacttaaaagttTATGAAGCTAAGTCAGAGAGTGCAAATACATTTTACATAAGGggcaactgaggctcagggaagtgaATTGACTTGGTTATCTAGCTAATAAGTACTGGCACTGCAACTAAAGCTCAGGCCTTCTTCCACTAACTCCAATTAACATTCTTCCTCTTACTCAATATCCTTATGGACTTCTCATTCAATACCTTTTGGTGGCTTTTCACCAGCCAGTGACTATTCCAAACACCATCTGGCCATAAAAGTTCCCCACATTATGCCCCTTAAAAATTTTCCCAAGcttattccttcctcttccatGACATGAAATTCTGTTTCAGATGTCAACTTATTACGTCTTGAGCATGTCTTGCTTTTTTGTATTCTCTGCACAGTTGCTCAAGCcattctcccttttttaaaaaacccttaccttctgtcttagaattgatactaaacatcagttccaagacaaaagagaagtaagggttaggcaaatgaggctaagtgacttgcccaggcttacatagctaggcagtgtctgaatccagatttgaacccagggcctcctgtctccagactctatccactgaagcacCTAGCTGTTTTCATTCTCCTCTAGAAATGccctctcttctttctgcctATTTTTATAATTAACCATCTTTGAAGCCAACCTCACCTCTTCATCTTCTTTGCCCCTTCCCCATGAAAATAATCTGCTTTTTCTGAGTTCTTACCCTCTTTGTCAAACTTGTACTTCCCATTATTTTAGTTACTTTTTCATACCTAGCTAACTTTGGAGAAGTTCAATATTATATGGTCACAGACTGACTCTCACAGGATGATGAATTTGGGGCTCCATGGAAGGTCTCCAGAACATCTACTcagctataatattaatgcattgccatatacatacatgtatttatagTGTACgtgtttgttgaatcaaattgagTTGAAGAGAGGAGCGAGAAGTTGCACTGGTGGAGTGGAGCCAAATTATAGTCCTTGAGGACTTTTCTAAGTGGGGGGTTTCTTCTTGTCATTAGAGGACAAGTTCCTTAAGGGTAAACATCATGTcctaatcatagatttagaatgagaaggaatattagagaccatcaagtccagcttcttcattttatggaagaaggaACTAAGGTATGGAGGGAAATgatgtgacttgtctagggtcatacagcgaGTATATGTTTGAGATGcaatttgaatccagatattGTTGACTCCAAACTCGGTGCCCTTTCTGAATGCTCCACAGCATGGGGCTGCATCTCGTAAAGTAGGTAGGTTAGGCAGCAAGACTCTTGCCTTTTAGTCAGGAGATCTACATTTGAGCCGTTTCTCTGACACCAATAAAGGGTGTGATGTTGGGAAAGCCATTTTTTCTTATCTAagacaaatttttctcatctataaaatggtaaaaataataatcattattttatttcctacctcagagggttgttatgaggaaaatactttgtatactTTGGAGTACCATAAAAATGAAGATTCTGATCATTAGTTACAAGCCATAGGCCATATACCTTTGCTGATAATGGGAAGTTACGTCATGTATACTTGCTTCAATATGGAACAGAAGAGTCTTAGGCTCTGGAGATGGAAGTCATTTAAGGATTATTGGA is from Gracilinanus agilis isolate LMUSP501 chromosome 2, AgileGrace, whole genome shotgun sequence and encodes:
- the BMP10 gene encoding bone morphogenetic protein 10; this translates as MGSPVLQLYVVLCLGASLGSGSPIMSLEVSPLEEDLPLLDDVFSEQDGVDFTTLLESVKNEFLKTLNLSDIPLHNSAKVDPPEYMLELYNRFATDRTSMPSANIIRSFKNEDLFSQPTNFNGLQKYQLLFNVSIPHHEEIVMAELRLYALAQRNHLLYDGLERKVTIFEVQENEGEERKMLVLVSGEIYGTNSEWEAFDVTDAIRHWRRSDSTTHRLEVHIESRNEGAEPSERSQPEIDVSAHNKHVPLLIVFSDDQSNDKKEEKEELSDMIDHEDLLELDNLDTDNFHDGPGEEALLQMRSNIIYDSTARIRRNAKGNYCKKTPLYIDFKEIGWDSWIIAPPGYEAYECRGVCSYPLAEHLTPTKHAIIQALVHLKNPQKAAKACCVPTKLDPISILYLDKGVVTYKFKYEGMAVSECGCR